The Gemmatimonadota bacterium genome window below encodes:
- a CDS encoding HigA family addiction module antitoxin: MNEPITPGEILLEEYLKPMGISQNAMARAIGVAPRAINEIVRGRRSITPMMSIRFGAFFNQSDQFWHGIQVEFDFRKLARDKPRLVAGIQPAASLNRNP, translated from the coding sequence ATGAACGAACCCATAACACCTGGCGAAATCCTGCTTGAGGAGTATCTCAAGCCTATGGGCATTTCGCAGAACGCCATGGCGCGTGCGATCGGGGTTGCACCGCGTGCGATCAACGAGATAGTGCGTGGCCGCCGGTCGATTACGCCAATGATGTCGATTCGCTTTGGGGCGTTTTTCAATCAGTCAGATCAGTTCTGGCATGGGATCCAGGTGGAGTTCGACTTCAGAAAGCTCGCCAGGGACAAACCTCGGCTTGTTGCCGGGATCCAACCTGCCGCGTCATTGAATCGGAATCCCTGA
- a CDS encoding PIN domain-containing protein: MTKFLLDTNVLLRFLRDDHASHSPAARSLFSDASDGKCVLVLTEVAVAEAVWVLESFFQTRRKDIAEGLSKVITCAGVRCMRQTEMIDALNRFASTNCDFLDCYLAALSAASGDHVATFDRDFDRFDDVRRWRFSS, encoded by the coding sequence ATGACGAAATTCCTGTTAGATACCAACGTCCTCCTGCGTTTCCTGCGAGACGACCATGCAAGTCATTCGCCAGCCGCTCGTTCTCTGTTTTCCGATGCCAGCGATGGGAAATGCGTCCTGGTATTGACCGAGGTGGCTGTGGCCGAAGCTGTTTGGGTACTCGAGTCCTTCTTTCAGACCAGGCGTAAGGACATTGCGGAGGGGTTGAGCAAAGTCATCACTTGTGCCGGCGTTCGCTGCATGAGGCAGACCGAGATGATCGATGCATTGAATCGTTTCGCGTCTACGAATTGCGATTTCCTGGACTGCTACCTGGCTGCATTGTCTGCGGCTTCAGGCGATCACGTAGCGACATTCGACAGGGATTTCGACCGTTTCGACGACGTTAGACGCTGGCGGTTCAGCAGTTAG
- a CDS encoding radical SAM protein, whose translation MPQRIKHILFLEPKSSHLHVYSDAYIPRIGCLVLATIMRDLGYGVRVMLEEVEDVDTNEFAEADLICISSLTSTAPGSYQYADFIRNVYPEKTIVMGGTHPTFVPDEALQHCDFVVRGEGEEALVELVRCLESGADYRGIANLSWIEDGQAIHNPERPKAEDLDVLPIPDFTLVPRGRMDIMSIQTQRGCPWDCSFCTVTKLNGHKLRGHSVERVLDMLEAYTKLPHFTYLFFADDIFNVPVDRTMAIMQGMIDRKLIIPWAAQMRHEISKQPALMKKMREAGCDRVMVGFESIDETALELYGKKETAHDVEVAIDAIHDHGIDLHAMFIAGADSDHPETIKHQFEFAKKKDLATSQCMILTYLPGSEDTVRYDLQGGEYLSRDWSHYDGHHANHPVPNMTRYELVNTVMEGMKGMYAPHRIASKLASAAFNALRFNKREAARQLRNGLLRLNGYSILQRWFKEHTDYLADLRAENVSLSPDRYKRVLLAVSNVDVSRVLRTFLDEMNIRVEEFSEEKLSALKDSDLVVMAGEMVDDVRARVQNLHIFPVHDKNTRMDRTLTQLGILFTENVDKVREAIAAVHFQPAQGKLATGDA comes from the coding sequence ATGCCACAACGTATCAAGCACATCCTCTTTCTCGAACCGAAATCCTCCCACCTCCACGTGTACTCGGACGCCTATATCCCGCGCATCGGCTGCCTGGTGCTCGCGACGATCATGCGGGACCTGGGCTACGGCGTCAGGGTGATGCTGGAAGAGGTGGAGGATGTCGATACGAACGAGTTCGCGGAAGCCGACCTGATCTGCATCTCTTCCCTGACGTCCACGGCGCCCGGGTCCTACCAGTACGCCGATTTCATCCGGAACGTCTACCCCGAGAAGACGATCGTGATGGGCGGAACGCACCCGACCTTCGTGCCGGACGAGGCCCTGCAGCACTGCGATTTCGTGGTGCGCGGCGAGGGGGAGGAAGCGCTGGTCGAACTGGTCCGGTGCCTGGAATCCGGCGCCGATTACCGCGGCATCGCCAACCTGTCCTGGATAGAAGACGGCCAGGCGATCCACAATCCGGAGCGGCCGAAGGCGGAAGATCTCGACGTGTTGCCCATTCCCGACTTCACCCTCGTACCCCGGGGCAGAATGGACATCATGTCGATACAGACGCAGAGAGGTTGTCCGTGGGACTGCAGTTTCTGCACGGTGACCAAGCTGAACGGCCACAAGCTGCGCGGGCATTCGGTCGAACGCGTGCTCGACATGCTGGAAGCCTACACGAAGTTACCCCATTTCACCTACCTGTTCTTCGCTGACGATATCTTCAATGTACCGGTCGACCGCACCATGGCCATCATGCAGGGCATGATCGACCGCAAACTGATCATTCCCTGGGCCGCGCAGATGCGCCACGAGATATCGAAGCAGCCGGCGCTGATGAAGAAGATGCGGGAGGCCGGCTGCGACCGGGTGATGGTGGGATTCGAGTCCATCGACGAAACGGCCCTGGAACTGTACGGCAAAAAAGAAACAGCCCACGACGTGGAGGTGGCCATCGACGCGATCCATGATCACGGGATCGATCTCCACGCCATGTTCATCGCCGGCGCCGACTCGGACCATCCGGAGACCATCAAGCACCAGTTCGAATTCGCGAAGAAAAAGGACCTGGCGACTTCGCAGTGCATGATCCTGACCTACCTGCCCGGTTCCGAAGACACCGTCCGCTACGATCTGCAGGGCGGGGAGTACCTGAGCCGCGACTGGAGCCACTACGACGGGCACCACGCCAACCATCCCGTACCGAACATGACCCGGTACGAACTGGTCAACACGGTGATGGAAGGCATGAAGGGCATGTACGCGCCGCACCGCATCGCGTCCAAGCTCGCCAGTGCCGCGTTCAACGCCCTCAGGTTCAACAAGCGGGAAGCCGCGCGGCAACTGCGCAACGGCCTGCTGCGCCTGAACGGCTACTCCATCCTTCAGCGGTGGTTCAAGGAGCACACCGACTACCTGGCCGATCTGCGCGCCGAGAACGTGTCCCTGTCGCCGGACCGATACAAGCGCGTGCTGCTGGCCGTCTCCAATGTGGACGTGAGCCGGGTGCTTCGCACGTTCCTGGACGAGATGAACATCCGCGTAGAGGAGTTCAGCGAGGAAAAACTCTCCGCGCTCAAGGACTCGGATCTGGTCGTCATGGCAGGCGAGATGGTGGACGACGTGAGAGCGCGGGTCCAGAACCTGCACATCTTCCCTGTGCACGACAAGAACACCCGGATGGACCGGACCCTGACCCAGCTCGGCATTCTCTTCACCGAGAACGTGGACAAGGTGCGCGAGGCCATCGCCGCGGTGCACTTCCAGCCCGCCCAGGGCAAGCTGGCGACGGGCGACGCCTGA
- the carA gene encoding glutamine-hydrolyzing carbamoyl-phosphate synthase small subunit, protein MEAWLALEDGTVYEGESFGATGEKVGEVVFNTSMIGYQEVLTDPSYKGQIVTMTYPLIGNYGVNPGDLESLHPHVEGFVVREHQRNPSNWRSTDSLDRFLADHGVVGIFGIDTRALTRRLRVDGVMRGVISSGAADPGTLVQQARTVPRMVGMDLVREVTTDRPYRWEGNHRIYVDPPGDDPEKIWDGFGEPGTYRVVVMDYGVKHNILRNLARRGCQVLVLPADYTAEQVLRLNPDGIMLSNGPGDPGAVHYAIEELKALIRQKPIFGICIGHQLLGMALGGERFKLKFGHRGANQPVRQCESGRVEITAQNHGFAIDASTLDESEVELTHINLNDQTLEGLRHRRYPVFSVQYHPEASPGPHDADYLFDRFIASMQ, encoded by the coding sequence ATGGAGGCATGGCTGGCCCTGGAAGACGGCACAGTCTACGAAGGCGAGTCCTTTGGCGCTACCGGGGAAAAGGTGGGAGAAGTCGTTTTCAACACCAGCATGATCGGATACCAGGAGGTACTGACCGACCCGTCGTATAAAGGTCAGATCGTCACCATGACCTACCCGTTGATCGGGAATTACGGCGTGAATCCGGGCGATCTGGAATCGCTCCATCCGCACGTGGAAGGATTCGTGGTCCGGGAGCACCAGCGAAACCCGAGCAACTGGCGTTCGACCGACAGTCTCGATCGGTTCCTGGCCGACCATGGCGTAGTAGGCATTTTCGGCATCGATACCCGGGCACTGACCCGCAGGCTACGCGTCGACGGCGTCATGCGCGGCGTGATCAGTTCCGGCGCGGCGGATCCCGGCACACTCGTACAACAGGCCAGGACCGTGCCCAGAATGGTCGGTATGGACCTGGTCCGCGAAGTGACCACGGACCGCCCATACCGGTGGGAGGGAAATCACCGTATCTACGTCGACCCTCCCGGCGACGATCCGGAGAAGATCTGGGACGGCTTCGGCGAACCCGGAACATACCGGGTCGTCGTGATGGATTACGGGGTCAAGCACAACATCCTGAGAAACCTGGCGCGCCGGGGCTGCCAGGTGCTCGTATTGCCGGCGGACTATACGGCCGAACAGGTGCTCCGGCTGAACCCCGACGGTATCATGTTGTCCAACGGACCGGGCGATCCCGGCGCCGTTCATTACGCCATTGAAGAGTTGAAAGCCCTGATCAGGCAGAAGCCCATATTCGGCATCTGCATCGGTCACCAGCTACTCGGGATGGCGCTGGGCGGAGAGCGGTTCAAGCTGAAGTTCGGCCACCGCGGCGCCAATCAGCCCGTACGGCAGTGCGAATCGGGTCGGGTGGAAATCACCGCCCAGAACCACGGTTTCGCCATCGACGCTTCCACCCTCGACGAATCCGAGGTGGAGCTGACCCACATAAATCTGAACGATCAGACACTAGAAGGGCTCAGACACCGCCGATATCCGGTTTTTTCGGTACAGTACCACCCCGAAGCTTCACCGGGACCGCACGACGCCGATTACCTGTTCGACCGATTTATCGCATCCATGCAGTAG
- a CDS encoding BatA domain-containing protein codes for MTFLNALMLLGLAAVAVPLIIHLFHRRRVSTVDFSSVIFIRDHHLQRSRALRLRELLLLLLRTFIVLFLVLAFSRPVVEGLAGWLIGSSLKQRTVFAIVLDNSYSMAAGSLGVTPFAAAKAEARRIIEMMGEGDEGLIVLSAAPAEALPPVPTVRMETLRELLADMEVSERSGDMAGALDLARQKLAGIVAADKSIYLLSDLQRSDWQQMAESVTADTADPSQPSHSAPQVYLYAYEAGSVDNASIDAVSVSEGLLIRDQPEQFVATVANRNSVAMNAREVSLVINGEKRDSRQVTAEADGTGIVQFNVLIDRPGRYVGYVELEDDDIAADNRRHFTLSVPDAFGVTAVGRTESRYFVEQVLKPSGGLVTPVDLRTASADVLNSDLYDAGVLIVDGEVELTPARLSSLERYISSGGGVLLFLGGGLDPALYGNSFFSDVFGCSIGGRRGVPDEKQTFLRIDQVDYEHPVFRFAGRSADGLSTGAARFYASFAVDAGPGAQVIARFADGTPAILEGRSGSGRALLVATDVNAGWSDLALRSVFVPFMHRSVRYLHPSVAVTEVGYLAGDPVAQPLIRFPENDDLYLEYPSGHSETVNHRLGRAGITVEIPDTKQPGVYLLRDGAFVAQAFAVNPDTRESDLERFTPAQASGLLGAGAPVVLMNPGDTAGVPPGGTFSGSGRYEIWKSLVLLVMVLLMVEYWFSGSRARAGSNAARMPRGIDRAELNKQG; via the coding sequence ATGACATTCTTGAACGCGTTGATGCTATTGGGTCTCGCAGCCGTCGCGGTGCCGCTTATCATACATCTGTTCCATCGCCGGCGGGTCTCCACCGTCGATTTCAGTTCCGTCATTTTCATCCGGGATCATCATCTGCAGCGTTCCCGGGCCCTCAGACTCCGGGAACTTCTGCTTCTTCTGCTTCGTACCTTCATCGTCCTGTTCCTGGTGCTGGCCTTCTCCAGGCCGGTAGTCGAAGGCCTGGCGGGCTGGTTAATCGGCAGCAGCCTCAAGCAGAGGACGGTCTTCGCCATCGTGCTGGACAATTCTTACAGCATGGCAGCCGGCAGTTTGGGCGTAACGCCCTTCGCCGCCGCGAAAGCCGAGGCCCGGCGCATCATCGAAATGATGGGGGAAGGTGACGAAGGACTGATCGTGCTGTCGGCCGCGCCGGCCGAAGCCCTGCCGCCCGTTCCGACGGTCCGCATGGAAACACTCAGGGAGCTGCTGGCGGATATGGAAGTATCCGAAAGATCGGGAGATATGGCCGGCGCCCTGGATCTCGCGCGGCAAAAACTGGCCGGCATCGTTGCGGCGGACAAGAGTATCTACCTGCTGTCGGATCTGCAGCGAAGCGACTGGCAGCAAATGGCGGAATCCGTGACGGCGGACACGGCGGATCCGTCACAGCCGTCGCATTCTGCCCCCCAAGTATACCTGTACGCGTACGAGGCGGGGAGCGTGGATAACGCCAGCATCGACGCGGTTTCCGTCAGCGAGGGGCTGCTGATCCGCGATCAGCCGGAACAGTTCGTCGCCACCGTTGCCAACCGGAACAGCGTCGCGATGAACGCCAGGGAAGTCAGTCTCGTTATCAACGGCGAGAAACGGGACAGCCGACAGGTGACTGCCGAGGCGGATGGGACGGGGATCGTGCAGTTCAACGTGCTGATCGACAGGCCGGGCAGATACGTCGGATACGTGGAGTTGGAAGACGATGACATCGCAGCCGACAATCGACGGCACTTTACCCTCTCCGTCCCGGACGCCTTCGGCGTTACCGCGGTCGGACGGACCGAATCCCGGTACTTCGTCGAGCAGGTGCTGAAACCGTCGGGCGGACTGGTCACCCCCGTGGACCTGCGGACTGCATCCGCCGATGTGTTGAACAGCGATCTGTACGATGCGGGCGTGCTGATCGTGGATGGCGAAGTGGAGCTGACGCCCGCGCGGCTTTCCAGCCTGGAACGCTACATTTCCTCGGGTGGCGGGGTCCTGCTGTTTCTGGGCGGAGGCCTGGATCCGGCCCTTTACGGGAACAGTTTTTTCTCAGACGTCTTCGGTTGTTCGATCGGAGGCAGAAGGGGGGTGCCCGACGAGAAGCAGACCTTTCTCCGCATAGACCAGGTCGACTACGAGCATCCCGTTTTTCGGTTCGCGGGCCGTTCCGCCGACGGGTTGTCGACCGGCGCGGCCCGGTTCTACGCCTCCTTTGCGGTGGACGCCGGTCCCGGCGCGCAGGTGATCGCACGATTCGCGGACGGGACGCCGGCGATTCTCGAAGGGCGATCCGGCAGCGGCCGGGCATTGCTGGTTGCGACCGACGTAAATGCCGGGTGGAGCGATCTGGCGTTGAGAAGCGTGTTCGTACCGTTCATGCATCGAAGCGTCCGGTATCTGCATCCATCCGTGGCGGTTACCGAGGTCGGTTACCTGGCGGGCGACCCGGTCGCGCAGCCGCTGATTCGATTTCCTGAGAATGACGACCTTTACCTGGAATACCCCTCGGGACATTCCGAGACCGTAAACCACCGGCTCGGCCGTGCCGGGATCACGGTGGAAATCCCGGATACGAAGCAACCCGGCGTATATCTTCTGCGGGACGGCGCGTTCGTCGCGCAGGCGTTCGCGGTAAATCCGGACACCCGGGAATCGGACCTGGAGCGATTCACTCCGGCACAGGCGTCCGGGCTTCTTGGCGCCGGCGCGCCTGTCGTTCTCATGAACCCGGGCGATACCGCGGGTGTACCCCCGGGCGGGACCTTCAGCGGCTCGGGCCGGTATGAGATATGGAAATCGCTGGTCCTCCTCGTGATGGTGCTCCTCATGGTGGAATACTGGTTTTCGGGGTCGCGCGCTAGGGCCGGAAGCAACGCGGCCCGGATGCCGCGCGGGATTGACCGCGCAGAGCTGAACAAGCAGGGCTGA
- the hflX gene encoding GTPase HflX, whose amino-acid sequence MREMHEIPRNNRERALLIGLVPSNERLGEMEESLDELALLADTAGAKIVDRIIQVRSTMHPAYYIGTGKARSIAELCKAEEIDLVIFDDDLTPAQVRNLDRVIERRILDRSGLILDIFASRAKSRQAKLQVELAQLQYMMPRLTRQWDHLSRQEGGVASGSSGGAIGVRGPGETQLEIDRRLIRGRITHLRRNLDQLVASYTRQRQRRSAMFCITLIGYTNAGKSTIFNAFTQADTLIEDRLFATLDATTRAVNVTPGQPVLLSDTVGFIRKLPHHLVASFKSTLTEVYDADLLVHVVDGSHPNHAEHIVTVNQVLAELGVSDLPLLLVFNKADQLESPDARDILALSYPDAVTVSALDPDDVERLRQRISDLVDRHRVELELLIPYENGHAVSVAYESGEVLHREDESEGVRLTVRMMPSVAGRLGKTLDAFVCRYVE is encoded by the coding sequence ATGCGGGAAATGCACGAAATACCCAGAAACAACCGGGAACGCGCCTTGCTGATCGGATTGGTGCCGTCGAACGAACGGCTCGGCGAAATGGAGGAGTCGCTCGATGAACTGGCCCTGCTGGCCGATACGGCCGGCGCGAAAATCGTGGACAGGATCATCCAGGTCCGCAGCACCATGCACCCGGCGTACTATATCGGAACCGGAAAGGCCAGGTCGATCGCCGAGTTGTGCAAGGCGGAAGAAATCGATCTCGTGATATTCGACGATGACCTGACACCGGCCCAGGTCAGGAACCTGGACCGTGTCATCGAGCGGCGCATCCTGGACCGCAGCGGCCTGATTCTCGATATATTCGCCTCGCGGGCCAAGTCGAGGCAGGCCAAGCTGCAGGTCGAACTGGCCCAGTTGCAGTATATGATGCCCCGTCTGACGAGACAGTGGGACCATCTGTCCCGGCAGGAAGGCGGCGTGGCGTCGGGTTCATCGGGCGGTGCCATCGGCGTGCGGGGGCCCGGGGAAACGCAGCTGGAGATCGACCGCCGCCTGATCCGCGGACGTATTACCCACCTGCGCAGGAACCTGGACCAGCTGGTCGCGTCCTATACGCGCCAGCGCCAGCGCAGAAGCGCCATGTTCTGCATTACCCTGATCGGTTACACCAACGCCGGGAAGTCCACGATTTTCAACGCCTTCACCCAGGCGGACACGCTGATCGAAGACAGGCTGTTCGCCACGCTCGATGCGACCACGCGGGCGGTCAACGTGACCCCGGGCCAACCCGTTCTGCTGTCGGATACCGTGGGTTTTATCCGAAAGCTGCCTCATCATCTGGTCGCTTCTTTCAAAAGTACGCTGACCGAGGTTTACGACGCGGATTTGCTCGTACACGTCGTGGACGGAAGCCATCCCAATCACGCGGAACATATCGTTACGGTGAACCAGGTACTGGCGGAGTTGGGGGTCTCGGATCTTCCCCTGCTGCTGGTCTTCAACAAGGCGGACCAGTTGGAAAGTCCGGACGCGCGGGATATCCTGGCGCTCTCCTACCCCGACGCCGTCACGGTATCCGCTCTGGATCCCGACGACGTGGAGCGATTGCGCCAGAGGATTTCAGACCTGGTGGATCGGCATCGCGTGGAGTTGGAACTGCTGATCCCCTACGAGAACGGACACGCGGTTTCCGTAGCGTACGAATCGGGGGAAGTGCTGCACCGGGAAGACGAATCGGAGGGGGTTCGCCTTACGGTCCGAATGATGCCGTCCGTTGCCGGGCGCCTCGGCAAGACGCTGGACGCTTTTGTCTGCAGGTATGTGGAGTGA
- a CDS encoding GWxTD domain-containing protein, giving the protein MFRFYRRLVCVVCLLCTGSAFAQVQETTSADVDSTAAGDPFLLPANSTGEIDFAVDVSGFRGAEEQTYLEFYFLCRPSEFTLEEKEDRLYVATFSIDLSIIDDQENIVFQTVQKREYQTDRPVVVTRRGEERVVLEQIAAGVNPGSYRAKVLVTDLNSNRQGEAIKPFIARPLDSPELSVSNLQLSTLIQRAEEDNRFTKNGLLVLPNPLRIFEKWAEMPEDGSYKPRNMFLYFEIYNLAPDSTGKEAGYDIYPAVTSHANEMSFPLPPKTNRRITGTDGLDVIALDYMTFPEGVYTLEVTVEDAQTGTEASSSAVFEIVQPPPPPPPVTALTEEQAKRGRRMLAILASKRERDLYDSLDLEGKTEFLIAFWRMRDPTPETPENESMMVFNERFSYADFQLGGAESDRGTVFIRYGQPEEIVRYDSDNIMKAHQIWYYTEGVDGDPSRTTEGGRHFFVFGDRRGIGRYELLHASARGELYNPQWRQELLLLNERFIQDNRDFGQPTLPVPNSGAEADPANP; this is encoded by the coding sequence GTGTTTCGATTCTACCGCCGTCTTGTCTGTGTTGTTTGCCTGCTCTGCACCGGGTCCGCCTTTGCCCAGGTACAGGAAACAACCTCGGCAGACGTAGACTCCACAGCCGCCGGCGACCCCTTCCTGTTACCGGCCAATAGTACCGGCGAGATCGATTTCGCCGTGGACGTCAGCGGATTCAGGGGGGCGGAGGAACAGACTTACCTGGAGTTCTATTTCCTGTGCCGGCCCAGCGAGTTTACCCTTGAAGAAAAAGAGGACAGGCTCTACGTCGCCACCTTCTCGATCGACCTGTCCATCATCGACGACCAGGAGAACATCGTATTTCAAACCGTCCAGAAGCGGGAATACCAGACGGACCGGCCCGTCGTCGTTACCCGCAGAGGCGAGGAAAGGGTGGTACTGGAACAGATCGCCGCGGGCGTGAACCCCGGTTCGTACCGCGCGAAGGTTCTCGTGACCGACCTGAACTCCAACCGCCAGGGAGAAGCGATCAAACCTTTTATCGCCCGGCCCCTTGATTCACCCGAGCTTTCCGTGAGCAATCTGCAGCTCTCGACGCTCATCCAAAGGGCTGAAGAGGACAACCGTTTCACGAAAAACGGGCTGCTGGTCCTGCCCAATCCCCTTCGGATATTCGAGAAATGGGCCGAGATGCCCGAGGATGGCAGTTACAAGCCTCGTAACATGTTCCTCTATTTCGAGATATATAACCTGGCCCCGGATTCGACAGGAAAAGAGGCCGGCTACGACATTTACCCCGCGGTAACCAGTCACGCCAATGAGATGTCTTTCCCTCTTCCGCCCAAAACGAACCGGCGGATTACGGGTACCGACGGGTTGGACGTGATCGCGCTGGACTACATGACCTTCCCTGAAGGGGTCTATACCCTCGAAGTTACGGTCGAGGACGCGCAGACGGGGACGGAAGCGTCCAGTTCGGCCGTTTTCGAGATTGTCCAGCCTCCGCCTCCGCCCCCGCCAGTCACCGCGTTGACCGAGGAACAGGCGAAGAGAGGCCGGAGAATGCTGGCGATTCTGGCGTCCAAACGGGAGCGCGACCTCTACGACAGTCTCGACCTCGAAGGTAAGACCGAATTCCTGATCGCCTTCTGGCGCATGCGCGATCCCACGCCCGAGACACCGGAAAACGAATCCATGATGGTGTTTAACGAACGGTTTTCCTATGCCGATTTTCAACTAGGCGGGGCGGAAAGCGACCGGGGAACAGTCTTCATCCGATACGGTCAGCCGGAAGAAATCGTGCGGTACGACAGCGACAACATCATGAAGGCCCACCAGATCTGGTACTATACCGAGGGCGTGGACGGAGACCCGTCCCGGACCACGGAAGGCGGCCGTCACTTCTTCGTCTTCGGCGACCGGCGGGGCATCGGCAGATACGAACTCTTGCACGCCTCGGCAAGGGGAGAACTGTACAACCCCCAGTGGCGCCAGGAACTGCTCCTCCTGAACGAGCGTTTCATCCAGGACAACAGGGATTTCGGGCAACCGACGCTGCCCGTACCCAACAGCGGTGCGGAGGCCGATCCCGCCAACCCCTGA
- a CDS encoding hydroxyacid dehydrogenase — protein MPPVIRSEFAHRILVNGSGEESPEDPLRDLPGAHAVVAGARRTYDGGLMDRYPEMRVICRTGIGIDNIVVPDATERGVAVCNTPEGPTLSTAETAIALILAAVKHIKRVSRDFAEQPGKDYLSGYQGMEVFGRTLGLIGLGRIGSRVARLAVALGMRVVAYDPYVADERVAEMGIEREDRIESVLARSDVVSVHAPLTEETRHLMNGDRFARMRRGAFFVNVSRGGLVDEQALCAALDQGRLAGAALDVFEPEPPSTDNPLLHRDDVIVTPHIAGVSVASRERMWRMAVTMALQVWNGEKPDHIVNPEVVPGNG, from the coding sequence ATGCCTCCCGTGATTCGTTCCGAATTTGCCCATCGCATCCTTGTAAACGGCTCGGGAGAGGAGTCGCCCGAAGACCCGCTCCGCGACCTGCCCGGCGCTCATGCGGTCGTCGCAGGCGCGCGGCGAACATACGACGGTGGCCTGATGGACAGGTATCCGGAAATGAGGGTCATATGCCGGACCGGGATCGGCATCGACAACATCGTCGTGCCGGATGCCACGGAAAGGGGCGTCGCGGTCTGCAATACGCCGGAAGGTCCGACCCTTTCCACGGCCGAAACGGCCATCGCCCTGATCCTGGCCGCGGTGAAGCATATCAAGCGTGTTTCCCGGGATTTCGCGGAACAACCCGGGAAAGACTATCTGTCCGGTTACCAGGGGATGGAGGTCTTCGGGCGGACACTGGGCCTGATCGGACTCGGCCGCATCGGAAGCCGGGTGGCGCGCCTGGCCGTCGCGCTCGGTATGCGCGTGGTCGCCTACGATCCCTACGTCGCGGATGAGCGGGTGGCGGAGATGGGCATCGAACGGGAGGACCGCATCGAGTCCGTGCTGGCCAGGTCGGATGTCGTCTCGGTACACGCTCCGCTGACGGAGGAAACCCGCCACCTGATGAACGGGGACCGCTTCGCCCGAATGAGGCGGGGCGCGTTCTTCGTCAACGTGTCGAGGGGCGGACTGGTCGACGAGCAGGCACTTTGCGCCGCGCTCGACCAGGGACGTCTCGCGGGAGCGGCCCTGGACGTCTTCGAGCCCGAACCGCCGTCCACGGACAATCCGCTGCTCCATCGTGACGACGTGATCGTTACGCCCCATATCGCCGGCGTGTCAGTCGCGAGCAGGGAACGTATGTGGAGGATGGCGGTAACGATGGCACTGCAGGTCTGGAACGGCGAGAAGCCGGACCACATCGTCAATCCGGAGGTCGTGCCCGGTAATGGATAG
- a CDS encoding phytanoyl-CoA dioxygenase family protein, with protein MNEFENAIYELDVYGFTVVERVLTEDQIAAMRETLMRLNDEVGEERGGEGSCRHVSNLPTLDPIFFPVIDHPRILPILEHFLEKSLILGSLNSRIVRPGDGDQGFHSDIPAEMLNMASPVMMNTVWMLDDFSPENGGTRVVPGTHKSGLGHPAQGVEAKYYVQPSAPAGSVLVFNGQCWHAGGANRGNANRHALFAHYRKRMLMFQYDPHEGFPGEWYGLLTERQKEIMRMKHGVDAPRAADVQVFR; from the coding sequence ATGAACGAATTCGAAAACGCCATCTACGAACTGGACGTGTACGGTTTCACCGTCGTGGAGCGCGTCTTGACCGAGGACCAGATCGCGGCCATGCGCGAGACGCTGATGCGCCTGAACGACGAGGTGGGCGAAGAGCGCGGAGGCGAGGGGTCCTGCAGGCACGTGAGCAATCTGCCGACCCTCGATCCCATCTTCTTCCCCGTCATCGACCACCCCCGCATCCTGCCCATCCTCGAGCATTTTCTCGAGAAGTCGCTCATCCTGGGCAGCCTGAACAGCCGCATCGTACGGCCGGGAGACGGCGACCAGGGATTTCACAGCGACATACCCGCCGAAATGCTCAACATGGCCTCGCCGGTCATGATGAACACCGTGTGGATGCTGGACGATTTCTCGCCGGAAAACGGCGGTACGCGGGTCGTTCCCGGGACCCACAAGAGTGGCCTGGGCCATCCGGCCCAGGGTGTCGAAGCGAAGTACTACGTGCAACCCTCCGCGCCCGCGGGAAGCGTCCTCGTCTTCAACGGCCAGTGCTGGCACGCGGGCGGGGCCAACCGCGGCAACGCGAACCGGCACGCTCTATTCGCCCACTACCGCAAACGCATGCTCATGTTCCAGTATGACCCCCACGAAGGGTTTCCCGGCGAATGGTACGGCCTGCTTACGGAGCGCCAGAAGGAGATCATGCGCATGAAGCACGGCGTGGACGCGCCCCGGGCGGCCGACGTGCAGGTATTCAGGTAG